The stretch of DNA CAGTTCTAACTTTTAAGTTATAACAGAGAATCAGACGGGGAGATGCGGACACCGGACTAGATGGCGGAGGttcgaggcggccggcggggggAGGAGGTCGGACGACGGGAGGAGCACGCTAGACGGCGCCTCGGCGTCAAGAGGCGGACGCCGGCTCGGCAGGGAGACGCggccgccggacgccgcctcGGCAGGGAGACACGGCCGTCGGACCGAAGGTTGGAGGCTTGAGGCGGCCGGTAGGAGGCGGAGGCCGAACGGAGGCTGGCgcctggtggcggcggccgacgagtTGTGTGCGGGGTGCGACAGTGCGAGAGCTGGGTGCGTGCGTCCCATTCCTGTGAGCCTGCGTGCGTGTGTCCGTGAGTTAGGGTATTATCACCTTGATGGGCCACGTGTAACTGTGTTTCTATGTTGGGCCTTCAACTTGATGGGCCGAAAGCAAATGTCACCCATTAAACCGGATATTAATCCAGGTATTATCCGGATAGTATCTGCAATATATCCTGGATAATCCATATCCGTCGGGTATTACCCTCTCGAACCCAATCTCATATCCACCAAAAAATACCCGGATTTAGATCCGGATTCACGTGAAATACTGGGTACCGAATATCTGACCTGAATTTATCCCGAATTAATATGGGTGGACGGACGGTCGGAAAATATCCGTCCTGTTTTCACTCCTAATGTCAACCCACGGTTGGACTATTTCAGGAAGAGCCAATAAACACTGTTcaagcatttttttccttaaaatttACACCTTGCTTGTCTAtggaatattatttttaatagatagtattgttggtttttttacataagtttaataattttaaaatgtgtGCCgattatttaagtttttttaataagacgtaTGGTCAAATGTATGCCAAAAATTACTCAacttttcattaaattttttatacatgacaCATAGATATGTcatacattttaaaataattttatatgaaatgttCATTTTTAGCCCGTGGCGAAGCACGGCATTGCGCTAGTTCTATactcctccgtcccaaaataaactaattttctattttttataatttttgagtcttcgtcttatttaaacttttttgtgattgatatttttgtttttattagatgataaatcatgaatagtattttacgtgtgactaatttttttttctaattttctaaaaatttttcaaataagacagatggtcaaacgttagacacgaaaaccgaagaattttttttttttacggagggagtataaattaCGCAGTTGCGCTTACCTTTATTACAGGAAGTTGGTTCGTGACATAGGAGCATGGAGTTGATGTTAttcatgtgcatgcatggttgaTCTGATCGAGATGAGGATATGAACAGTATTCTGAACGAAGTGATGGATCGATCAGACTGCTGCAGGCTGCTCTGGCCCATAGTACACACCAAGCCCTGCACATCAGCACATGACATGTATGCACACGCTGATGTTAAAAGTACAAACTAGTCTTAGCTAGCTGCTGATCGGATGATAGGCTCCAAATTAATTCAATCGGTACCTAGCTTCTATCTCATTATCTCAATGTTTAATTAATGTATACTTCATGAATTGAAGCTGAATGTCAAGTGTCAATCTTTCTAAAACCTGGTTTCTAATATGCTGTTgagaactatatatatatgtatacaagtcatacattaaaatattctcttatgtaaaattcatactttattatttttgtgtagTATTGGAATTCTatccatatttgtttttctatccTCGATCTATCACCGATCACATCTTAATGGGCCCAACATGTATGCACGTTGGTGTCTGAATCCGTGGCAGCTTGTGCAGTCGTTTCTTTAGCTAGATTGACCTGTTCTAAATTGATGCAAGACGTACGGTACAAACgggatttaactttttgccacttttagaaatgataccttacatatttgccacctcctgtctatgacacgtgagtcctcatgtgtctatgacatatgggttCAGTGGCAATATGTTAGtgtcatttctaagagtggcaaaaagttaattattcccgGTACAAATGCATTCATGGTTCAATCACTCCACCCAACAATATACTTATTACTATTAGCAAGCATTAAGGATAAAAGTTCCGATTGATCTACATGTCCACGTACGTTTGAAATGAGTATATGGCGTTCACATATGCGTGCAGGAAATACAAACACAAAATGGTAAACTCACACTACACATAAACACGAACTAAATATACTCTGCCCACCATGAATGAAGTGCAGGTGCCATGAATTCATCCAAAGCTACTGCGAATTAAAGTAGGTAAGTAGTAAATGAAACAATGCAACTACCACCAACTTTTGATCAAAAAGTCATATGTACGATTAATCCGAGCACACAGTGCTTTTGGCTTTCATTAACCCAGCCGGACATGCACCACGTGTAACTTATCAACTGGTCTGACTCCTTTCATCGAGATCGCAACAGTGTACCATAGTTTAAGCTAACACTCCATTCATTTTTTCGCTTGTCTATGCTTACacgtcaaaatttaaattttcaatcttaaattttgaaataattttaaggttttttgtaaaaattatttttagcttttgcttttagatcgctaggaatacgtatataaaatctttaatgataaattatttttatttgtaaatataccatttggctttttccctGAAACACCCGAACAATAAAATGGAAGTATGAAACCTCGCTAAATTAGTTTAAttccactaaaaaatataactatctTTGTCTTTACAATAATGCTaagtttaaatattataaattttaactattaattaataaatcagTCACATAGTAACAATATTACTAGATTTATCTTTAAACAATCTATCATAataagaaactatttttatctaaaacaacacattttataaatatcattagttaaatactccctccatcccaaattaatcattatataagagaaaaagagaaatcttaaattaatcatctactatgtattaattatatgatgatcaatttagaATTGAGGAAgtagtatttaaaaaacaatgtaCAGATCTAAATATATGCAACTTTGAATAGCTCCTAGCTAGTTTTCTTGTATGccagaaacaaaaggaaaaggtagaaattaaatgaaataaaaaaatatactctctCTAGTTTGATAgtttctattatttatataacaacacgatcttaaaaaatacctttaactataattttctattaaatattttaaagactTTATATATGCTGTTCTAGCATCCTcaaactatgtttttttaagttattaataattttaaaattgtaacGTCaattccattaaaaatagcCGGAGTTATAAAACCACGGGTAGGAAGAGAATGcatagttattttattttcatatatacattaaaaaatctatatctTGCTAACAGGTGTAGTTActctttatatttaatatgtaaaaatacatTCGTACATATTTCTGCTCTCATCGAGCCGAGCTAAGCCGAGCCGATAGTACAGACACACTTAAATCTAAACGTACCAAAAACAACTtatgatattaaaaaaaatggatatcATCCTATCCCCGGCTGGCCCCAAACCGCTATATAAAACTCGCGCcctctcactcactcactcgcACACACGACACTCATAAAGTAATTAATCTACTCCAGTACGTACTGTCGAGTAGCAGCaggtcgatcgatccatccatcttgtgaattgtgatgggTAATAAGTACCTGGCAGTGGTGACGGTGGTGGCGCtgctggtggcggcgccggcggtgagcgCGGTGACGTGCGGGCAGGTGGTGAGCATGCTGGCGCCGTGCATCATGTACGCCACGGGGAGGGTGGCCGCCCCGACCGGCGGCTGCTGCAACGGCGTCAGGAGCCtcaactcggcggcggccaccaccgccgacCGCCAGGCCACCTGCGCCTGCCTGAAGCAGCAGAGCAGCGGCATGGGCGGCCTCAGGCCCGACCTCATCGCCGGCATCCCCTCCAAGTGCGGCGTCAACATTCCCTACGCCATCAGCCCCTCCACCGACTGCTCCaggtttatttatatactccACTCAATTCTTTATTAATTATCGATCCCTAGCTAAGCTACATCTTAATTAGCTCACCTGTTTGCGCGCAGGGTGCATTAATCAGTAGATGCATGAACACGTACTATcaagtgatcgatcgatgcgaGAATAATAAAGAGGAGATCAAGACGCGATCTGCAGCTGTCATCTCTAGTTGCGGCTGCTAGCTGCTAGCTACCTGCGTTTGATCCAGGAATAGAATGAACGCATGCTTTGCTTAATTTTACTGAAGTTCTTAGCTGTTCGAGGGATTGTTGCGTTCAGTTTGCAATCTAGTATCTATCTGTTAAGACAACGTGtgaaacctttttaattactCATGCCGTCATGCGCCGTGCACCTTGTTATCTCTCGTATTCGCTCCGTTCAATATTATGCAATAATGCAAATGCACATCGAtcagtgatatatatatatatatatatatatatacttgtcaCAACTAGGGAGAATAGGGGGCGTCGTGGCTGAGGCGTCCGATTTTGGTCACTTGTGGCCAGATCAACCTACCTGGCTACAGACCATAGGAGCAACCAAACATCCATAGATCATTACTGATGAACCGTAACCATTATCTCTGTCGTGTTGACGTCCGGTAAGATATGAGTGCTGAGAAACGAGTGATCTTTGAATagtatttaaatgtttacccacaaattaatttttaatcgtCCATTTGCTAGTTTGCTTATGGTTAATATATATGACCATAAATATGAGGGGCTATTTATCTCCTTTTCCTGCTCCGATTTCGCTCCCTCAACTGCAAAAACACACCAAGACTTTCTTAgctatcaaaatcaacttatttTGCCTACTACCGTGGTTTTGTCCCGTGTAACACTTCCGTGATTACAGGCTACAACTAGCGGTTTTCTGACGTGGCATGTTGGCATAGTCCATCCATACAAACATGGTGCTTATATGGCAACTCTTcaagagattaaaaaaacatgaggcCCATATGTTGGTCAcataaataagagaaaaaaaaagaaaaaacacatcatCTCCCATGAGGCATACTCCCTCCTGTTCCAGAATACAGGTCGTTTAGGACAATGTTTAGCATACCAAGGAGTCATTAATGAGTACTTAGTTTTCCATCTTTACCCATATTAAATACACCTTGGAGCTACTACCACACAGCAACCTCCATTCACTTGATTGACTAGCGCAACATGGTTGAATTGTTGAGGTCGTGGGTTCGAGTCCATCTCGGTAAGGTTTAAAGCGTTTCTgggaagaggagaggacaGCACAGCAACCAGGAAGAAGAGAGCAGCACGAGGTGCCGtttaatgcatgcatgttacaaggaagaagagagagccGCACGAGCCTTGAAAATATCAGACGTACATGCATGCTGCATGCACGAGGGCAAAAAGGTCCAAATCTGAAAatgaacttaattttgaaatcACCCATTTCACTAGGATCCCTTGTACTCTAGAACCGTTTCTACTAGATccaaaatgaactaaaaatctgaaaataaacttaattttgaaatcACCCATTTCACTAGGATCCCTTGTACTCTAGAACCGTTTCTACTAGATCCAAAATGGACtaaaaatctgaaaataaacttaattttgaaatcACCCATTTCACTAGGATCCCTTGTACTCTagaaccggagggagtatgagCATATAATAAGAATCATTGTCTCTGTTGCTGAGGAGCTATTCTTAGTCGTGCTATGTCTGTTGGCGTAGCCAGCCCTCAGTGACATAACATGTGGGTAAATAAGTAATGTCTGCCTCTACTAGGTATAGGTGTGACGGCCATAATGACCCTACTAGATATAGGTGTGACGGCCGTAATGAGAGTGCAATGACTTTATATAATGATGTCAATGTGGGGTAGTGCCTTTGTACAATGATAACGGTGCAGTAGGTAGCTTAGTGCAGAAGCATCACCAATCGTCTTCAATGATCTTAGCACCCTTTCCGCCACTGCCTAGGGGTGGGGCTCTTCTCATAGGGTTGCGTGAAGCTTTCACCATGAAATCCGAGGAAGATTGTGGTATGGCATCAGTCACCGTATAAGTGTTGTGTATAGCTATAGGttgaagaggagaggaaatgagatgtagttttgtaattttgatgTGGGTTTGCTCACTGATAGGTGAGtgctactatttttttttgttacttttagTATGTAATGTTGCATAATCATTATGCAGATGTTAGGAGGactaaataaatctattttgatAGTTGAAGTAGTTTTTGTTTCTGGTTTTATGATCGAGGGAGCAATGACTTAGGCCATAGTTAAGGAGACACTAATGGCTGGTCCGGAACGAAATAGTGGCTCACGTATTGAACAGATAAAGAAATATCTCTGGGCTAACTTGCAGGATGCAGCCCATGATAGTTGGGCTGGATCTGTATAGTGTCTGGCCCATGTAGCTTCGTTGGAGCGACCCATGGGCCCACGTGAATAGTGAAGATAACAGTATATCTATCTTGCAGGCTACCGACAGACCACGCacggcatttttttttctcttttgtttttcttaaagGAAAACTGTACAGCAACATCACTGCAGTAGCGtatatgccaaaaaaaaaaaaagatccaaAAGAAGCCACAAGGCGTATGCATGCATTGCTTCCAGACTTAATTGGTCAGTACGTACGTTTTCAAAGTCATAATATAATCATGCATGCCATTGCCAGCCATGAAAAGACATTTGTTTTGCCATCTGCATCTTGAACGAAGTGGGTAGATCCATCGAGTGAAAAGACATGCAATGAAGCTTAGCTAATAGTGGTGGCAATTAAGAAGGCTGTTGTTGAAGATGCATACAAAGATTGATGGATCACATGCGCGCATTCAACCACATCTCGACGAATTCGGACAGTCCCCAACCACCGTGCGGCCATGCATGCACCGTACCCTCGCTCAAGCTCAATAATGCACGCACAGCATGCATCGATCCGCCCATGGCCAAGGCTAGCTACTCCATCGATGGATCGCTAACTATGTCTATACATGAGTATTTCCACGCGGCCCACCCGATCTGGAAGTTTCCTACCTAGCCAGCTcactgcttcttcttcttcttcttcctcgcgaCCTATTTATACCCCCCCTACACCTTTCTCTCGCTCCACCATCTCAAGCTGAGATCTAGCtaacacatatatacttcATCACTAAGCTAGTTAATTAGCTGCTAGCTTGTTCGTTAGATCAAGAGATCTGGGAATGGCTGCTCGTCGGATGGCCGTGGTTGCGGTGGTGGCCGTGCTGGCGGcgctggtggtggcggagaCGGCGTCTGCGGCGGTGAGCTGCGGCGACGTGACGTCGGCGATCGCGCCGTGCCTGTCGTACGTGACGGGGAGGATgagcgcgccgtcgtcgtcgtgctgcAGCGGGGTGAAGACGCTGAACGGgaaggcgtcgtcgtcggctgaCCGGCGCACGGCGTGCAGCTGCCTCAAGAGCATGGCCGGCTCCGTCCGGAATCTCAACATGGGCAACGCCGCCACCATCCCCAGCAAGTGCGGCGTCTCCGTCGCTTTCCCCATCAGCACCTCCGTCGACTGCTCCAAGTACGCAATTCATTCATATTGTATCTATCTTTCTCTGCATGCATTgttctaattaattactatatatatatatatatgttttgctccaaatatatatatatatctctagctaattaactatcatatatgcaacattaatttatattgtattatatatgttgtgCAGGATCAACTAATTACCTGAtggtgctagctagctagctagttggcGTTACGTGAATTCCAGTATATACTACGCTGAGTATATGCAATGATCGACAAGCTGGGATGGGAAGATCTAGCTAGTGACTGTCACGGCtagcttaatttgttttcattttcttctgcggcatgcatgcgtgcgtgcgtgcactATATAATATGTAATAAATAATGTCTTTCAATGCTTGCTTACGTGAAGTGTACCCTGtacactacatatatataatccaataattaataatgtcGTACTGATATACGTACGTGTGCATACGTACGCACTTGAACTGAATTGCTGTGCCGCGTTTACCGTACACAATATGGATCGAAGGATGATGACCTGTTAATTTGTTCAGACGCAAAATGGAATATTTTAAACGAGGGGGCTCCACACGTACGTAGAGTACGTCGTTGTTGCAGGAATTGAAGGAAACGCGCGTAACGtatcctgctgctgcttctcagGGCAATATATATTCCTCCATGTATATCTACTCAATTCCCGGCCGGTACTTACctcaagaatttttttattaattttattttaaaaatatttttaataaataaatttctatttaaaaaaattacgaagCTAACCTACTCACGTCTAACTAGTGGGCATAGCGTATAGTACACTTAAACATCCACCTAGAAGGGTATGGTAGGTGACGTGGCAGACGGTGAGTGGGACGCGGGAGAGATGGCCATTGGGGGTGGGATGCTTTTTTCCAGGCCACCCGGCTACCGATAAAACACCCTTACAGGGGCGGGGTTGCCCGCAAAATTCGGCCCCTCCCCTGACCATCATCTCCTGCGCACCACTCGTCGTCTGGCATTTCATCTATCCAAAGGGCGTTTTATAGACGGGGCTCACCGGTTGGGCGCGAGTaggttagttttgtaattttttgaaataaaaatatatttctgtaaatatttttaaaaacaaaattaataataaattccACTAGTGCTGTATCCGTGCTAACACTGCATCTCAATTCAATAGtaataagatattataaacGTTTTGAAATGCCATGACATATACCAAACATTCATAGATGTATGACTATAAAGCATTTGTTatgatgatcatctaaacaaaCTCCGGTAAAAAACATCGAACCACCCGTTAATAGTGATGTGTGAATACAATATTTCTAAAACCTCAAATACTCATTTCTATTTTCCAGATaaagttattaatatatatagaaagtttttaccttgtttttaatttgaaagaTAATTCATGACATATAGAAACTCTATAATTggtaagataatttctaatttagaaatGACGTAATATACGAAAAATCTATATAAGGAGAGGTAGAGTCCGTCCTTGCTGTCCGATCTTACGGAGATGATTTTAGTCGTTAGATTTGAAGAATGATGAATGtaggatgaaaaaataaataaaattagttgGTGCAATAGATAAAAAGCTAGCAGCACATGTCTCAACACCTTTCCCCACCCTGAAAATTATATGTTCCTCAAAGTTTTGGTTCATATATCTTTGACTTTAGTATTTTTATGTAGTCAATCGGATAGAGCGCAGAGATAGTACCTATATAtgattagacttaaaaattataaggaCAAAGGTGAAAACCATTTGGCTTTTCGAGGAAAAAAgtgaaacgatatatttacagataaaaaaaaaattatgaataaatcttttatatacatgttcttaaggATTTGaaaaaagactgaaaaataaaatacaataaaagtccaaaataaatataaaaatttaagattgaaaattcatattttagtttataagtataagagaagcgaaaagatgaacCCGTAAAAGTGGCTCATATCCTCTGCTACGTATCGGTGCATTCAGCTATAAAAACGCGTGCTCACAGTCACATTACGCGAGGCTATGTCATTGGTTACATTTAGATATGTGAAGAAACATATCGACGCAAGTGTATGCGATCGTAAGTGTATTGTGCTTGCGTGAGTGAACTCAGGAAAAGACCACATAGGCAAACAACCAAACTCTATATtcaatgaaatgaaaataagGGATTGGAGATTTGGAGTTGGTGCTCTGTCATATCACGCGACCCAAGAAAACATCAGTACGTATGCATGAACCGATCGATAGTCTTCGGCTGGTCATATACATAGATCTTCTTGTGAAAAGTAACATGGGTGGTACCGGGCGTAACAATCCTACGCTAAGCATCTGATACTTATTTTCCGTGAGTTTACGCAGAACACTTTATGCTAGGTGAGAGTATAGATATGTATAGAGTTGTTTGTACAAGATAACTGAACATGAACTTATTAGTTAATTAGTTTAAACAAGACAACTGAACTAAAATTTACATGAAGGGCAACAACACCTAGTTATACCATCTAATTTTCGTATGttcatacacatatataatatataaatgtatacatatatacgcATAATCTTGTTTGAGGAGTTTAATATTATCAGAAACAACTGACGATAAGCTAACTTTTCGTATCctaatcttttggtttttcttatgcttataagccaaaatttgaattttcaatcttaaagttagagttgattttgaggggatttttttatgagcaattttaccatccttgaggaggtaccaagaggtaccactgttttctagataaaatttgatactttctagtacctaaggtactaaaaggtactaaattttacatggaaAACAGTAGTATCTCATGGTATCTACTtaaggatgagaaaaaaacttttttatagtagttatcTTACatctttggcttttaaattaggatgaacacatataaaagtttatttacaaattagttttcatttataaatatattgtttgatattttctttaaaaactcaaaagatgACCCTAAATTAATCGAGAAAAGTTTTTTAGATTCTATAACTGCAAATTCTTACAAATGGTATTTGTCAAGAGCTTGACAAAACAATGTCAaaaggtgattgtttggatttttataatttatgaacaaagtttttatatacgcattcttagcaatataaaaacaaaagctaaaaaataaactttggtgaaaaacactaaaatcaactctaaatttaaaatttaaatattagcttaTAAGATCATCCTCAACCGTACATCGATCCATCCCATCCTCcgttataaaaatagatgatgaagagtaaaaaataagCTTCAGCATAACATTCAtcttatcctctatttttggatgttatccatattaaaagagaaactctatatttagatgtcttttaaagagatatagagaataccatatatagatgatctactgagatacaaagagatatgaatgatgaaactgttttatataattattcaaataaagatacggatgatcaaatttagatgatctggATGAGAGCGACAGGTAAGTTATTGGTTGCTGTACGTGGCATCACGAGGCTCGCAGCAGCATTAAGGAAAACGGTTGGAGGCAGGCATATCATCCATGACAACGAAATAGATGGATGCTCGGCTTCAATTTGGAAGCCACCTGCCGGtgaccgacgacgacgcccggGGAAGGCCGGCTAACTTACGTACGTCGTCAACGATAAATAAGTACTAGGCTGCGTTCGTGGCTCCCACTGCCCCACTAGTTGTTAACTTATCCACGTGTTTTTACGTGCACGTTTTTtgaaactgctaaatgatatactttttataaaaatttctatacaaaacttgttttaaaaaaatcatattaatctattttatattttttaattaataattaattaatcatatactaatttattattacgttttcgtGCCCTCTCAAACGGACGCAGCCCTACtccactagctagctagctcttcgtcttgtgaaaaaaagaaagatatagAAATAATCTAGAGCTCGATCGATTGCAAAGTGGCACAGCTGATTAAACTACATAATATGTTCTTTGTCGAGTACTTTATCCGTTGTATGTTAAGATCTCttattatatctatatctaataATCGATATATATTACTTGCGTATGTATATAGATCGTTATGACTATATGTATGGAtctagttaattttaaaaatgaaatggaGGAGGTAGTAACGTAAAATcctgagatcgatcgatcttctcAGAGCTTTGCATTGAGGATGTTCATTAATTAGAAAAATTTAGAACAGGCCAGTGATATTACATTTTGCTGGGACAATAATTTGCTTAATAACAAAACCTCATCATAATGAATACATACTAATTTAAgaaatcataataaattttaagtttaaggactcatcttttcgcttttgcttaggGCATGTTCCAAGGTAGAGTCGGAGATTGACTCTTCCCCTCTCCATATTAGCAACACTAACTTAGATTATAACCGTATGTATAAAAATGGAGTCATGCATGTattatttattcattaatataacaaaatatttttattcttcttctttcttttttatctacaccatacaacaaaaatttcttaaataagTGCACTTGACTCCAAGTCATTATCATGCATAACAatcattcttatattttttttatgtcatcaTATTTACTCACGTGACGATGCAGAAAGTCATCGATCTAATAATAGTCTTTATACATtcccttatgcttataagttaaactttGAAAAttcagtcttaaatttaaagttaatttagggTTTAATCTAGTTTGCATAATCTTAAATAGTATTTGAGCTTGCAATAGTACTGTTTTCAAGCCATAGCAAAGCACATTATTAGGCTAGTGTAACCACCTAGTTAGTGGCTCTGAGAAGAATACGGGAAGGGTCGTTGGATGTTACTGCTCGATGGACACTTGGATCCAACTCCAAACAACACCATGAATGCACTCAACCACTTTGCATGTTCCATGTTCACAGCATAACATGCTAGCTGCTGCTACAAACTACTAGCTAGTCCTGCTAATCAATTGATTACAGGGACCTCTACACCACTAAAACAAACCACTGTGTGACTAGCCATCTGCTAACTAAACCTGCCAAACATCCAACTACCTGGATCCCAATAGAATTGAATAGCATTGGGGACGCACCGACTAAACACCCGCTCTAGGCTTAATCGCTGAATTATTCAACGTACTATATACAATTAGAACGAGTACAATAAGTAATACAAACGTTCTGTAAAAATTATCACATCATATTCATGCTtatgttaagaaaaaaataaataaaaacgaaCTATAGTTTTGTAACCAGTTGCATCACAAACTAAAAAACATTGTGTATGTATGATAGATGGTGCATATATTGATGACATAACATATGCTtgtataactattatataaattaattttatgttaactcttattaacatataaagattttagaggaattttttgtatttttaattttatttattaaataatttacaaatttaattttgcatttcaaaaaatcataaaactaacctcctgccgagggcggcaggaggttagttttatgattttagagggcggcaggaggttagttttgtgattttttgaaatacaaaattaaatttataaattatttaataaataaaattaaaaattcaaaaaatctaGTAGTCAGCTTTTCTATTGAGCTTATTAGGCCTCGGTaagttcccaaaaaattttccaaaaacatcacataatttttggatatttaaatggagtattaaacatagatgaaacgaaaaactaattgcacagctatgtgagaaatctcgagacgaatcttttaagcctaattagtctataattagccataagtactacaataaccaatatgtgctaatgacggcttaattagactaaaaaatttgtctcgtggtttatTTCTagccgagctgtgaaat from Oryza brachyantha chromosome 12, ObraRS2, whole genome shotgun sequence encodes:
- the LOC102701878 gene encoding non-specific lipid-transfer protein 4 translates to MGNKYLAVVTVVALLVAAPAVSAVTCGQVVSMLAPCIMYATGRVAAPTGGCCNGVRSLNSAAATTADRQATCACLKQQSSGMGGLRPDLIAGIPSKCGVNIPYAISPSTDCSRVH
- the LOC102703257 gene encoding non-specific lipid-transfer protein 3, with amino-acid sequence MAARRMAVVAVVAVLAALVVAETASAAVSCGDVTSAIAPCLSYVTGRMSAPSSSCCSGVKTLNGKASSSADRRTACSCLKSMAGSVRNLNMGNAATIPSKCGVSVAFPISTSVDCSKIN